The Emticicia oligotrophica DSM 17448 genome includes the window ATTGATACACGCTGCTGTTTCCATTTTATGTGTTTTTGGGGATAGTAAATAGTTCTTTTGCTGTAGAAATTAATGTAATACATAATATTTTGGTGCTTTGGCCAAGTAAAATATTAAATGGATGTAATATTTAGTACTCCCATTTGGTTGGCCTCTTTCGCTAAATCGACTATATTTTTGGCATTAAATTTTATATACAAATTCCCTTGATGGAATTCTACAGTTTTATACGGAATACCTAATTGTGAAGAAATTTCATAATAGGTACGACCTTCTAATACCAAGCATAATATTTTTTTCTCTAGAACCGAAAGTATAGGTAGGTTCTTTAGTTCTTTGTGTAAAAATCTTTCTTGTAATACTTTTACCACCTCTAGAGAAAAGTATTCCGATCCCGCTACTACACCGTCTATTCCCTCAGATAATACCTCTCCAGTATTATTTTTAGTAATAGGGCTATCATCGCCTGCCTTTAATTCCTTGCCAATAATTGGTTCGTCGTTATGCACAGTAAAATAGACTT containing:
- a CDS encoding helix-turn-helix transcriptional regulator — protein: MHNDEPIIGKELKAGDDSPITKNNTGEVLSEGIDGVVAGSEYFSLEVVKVLQERFLHKELKNLPILSVLEKKILCLVLEGRTYYEISSQLGIPYKTVEFHQGNLYIKFNAKNIVDLAKEANQMGVLNITSI